Proteins from one Poecile atricapillus isolate bPoeAtr1 chromosome 6, bPoeAtr1.hap1, whole genome shotgun sequence genomic window:
- the ANKRD22 gene encoding ankyrin repeat domain-containing protein 22 isoform X1 codes for MNIIFSLQPICQAAYNNDFNKVHLLLEHNSNSLNVQDSFSGDTPLICACRQGNNRIVNYLLRKHANVNLRNKKDRTCLHYAVRKRFTFLDYVLIIILMPVMLIGYLLMVSKTKQNEHLVKMLLRAGVDVNATDSSGSTALHYACEMKNQAVIPLLLEAHADTSVKNQDGETPLDIARRLQFRNIESMIRKDS; via the exons ATGAATATTATCTTCTCACTTCAGCCCATCTGTCAGGCAGCTTATAACAACGATTTCAATAAAGTTCATCTGCTTTTGGAGCACAACAGCAACTCTCTGAATGTCCAGGACAGCTTCAGTGGAGACACCCCCTTAATTTGTGCATGCAGACAAGGAAACAACAGGATAGTTAACTATCTTCTTAGAAAACATGCTAATGTCAACCTCAGAAATAAG AAGGATCGCACTTGCCTCCATTATGCTGTGAGAAAACGGTTCACCTTCCTGGACTATGTGCTCATCATAATCCTCATGCCAGTTATGCTTATTGGATACCTTCTCATG GTCtcaaagacaaaacagaatGAACACCTGGTTAAGATGTTGCTTAGAGCTGGAGTCGATGTGAATGCTACAGACTCT tctggcagcacagcccttcACTATGCTTGTGAAATGAAAAACCAGGCAGTCATTCCTCTACTGCTTGAGGCTCATGCAGACACTTCTGTAAAGAATCAG GATGGGGAGACTCCCTTAGATATAGCAAGAAGATTACAGTTCCGCAACATTGAAAGCATGATAAGAAAAGATTCTTAG
- the ANKRD22 gene encoding ankyrin repeat domain-containing protein 22 isoform X2: protein MGILYSEPICQAAYNNDFNKVHLLLEHNSNSLNVQDSFSGDTPLICACRQGNNRIVNYLLRKHANVNLRNKKDRTCLHYAVRKRFTFLDYVLIIILMPVMLIGYLLMVSKTKQNEHLVKMLLRAGVDVNATDSSGSTALHYACEMKNQAVIPLLLEAHADTSVKNQDGETPLDIARRLQFRNIESMIRKDS, encoded by the exons CCCATCTGTCAGGCAGCTTATAACAACGATTTCAATAAAGTTCATCTGCTTTTGGAGCACAACAGCAACTCTCTGAATGTCCAGGACAGCTTCAGTGGAGACACCCCCTTAATTTGTGCATGCAGACAAGGAAACAACAGGATAGTTAACTATCTTCTTAGAAAACATGCTAATGTCAACCTCAGAAATAAG AAGGATCGCACTTGCCTCCATTATGCTGTGAGAAAACGGTTCACCTTCCTGGACTATGTGCTCATCATAATCCTCATGCCAGTTATGCTTATTGGATACCTTCTCATG GTCtcaaagacaaaacagaatGAACACCTGGTTAAGATGTTGCTTAGAGCTGGAGTCGATGTGAATGCTACAGACTCT tctggcagcacagcccttcACTATGCTTGTGAAATGAAAAACCAGGCAGTCATTCCTCTACTGCTTGAGGCTCATGCAGACACTTCTGTAAAGAATCAG GATGGGGAGACTCCCTTAGATATAGCAAGAAGATTACAGTTCCGCAACATTGAAAGCATGATAAGAAAAGATTCTTAG
- the LOC131580397 gene encoding lysosomal acid lipase/cholesteryl ester hydrolase-like isoform X1: MWCLLVLLCSQGIAFSAGFTAAPTAGADTNRCKKSRNPECFMNVSEIIRYHGFPSEEYEVTTEDGYILAVYRIPAGRNDRSSGQRPAVFLQHAFLGDATHWISNLPNNSLGFVLADAGYDVWLGNSRGNTWSLKHKTLKPSQKEFWQFSFNEMGKYDIPAELNFIMNKTGQKEVYYVGHSEGSTVGFIAFYTYPELAKRVKIFFALGPVTVCSHATSPLVKMTNLPEPLLRLLLGCKGAMHQIKFLKGPVTQFCTSLDKFCAHVLCYIAGGSIKNINTSRIDTYVGHSPAGTSVQNILHWRQLLHTDQFQAYDYGSKENMKKYNQTAPPVYKIEEIKTPTAVWSGGQDTFADPKDMARLLPRITNLIYHEHFPPWGHLDFIWGLDATEKIYLKIIELIRKY; this comes from the exons atgTGGTGCCTCCTCGTactgctctgctcccaaggaATTGCCTTTTCAGCAGGATTCACAGCAGCCCCCACTGCAGGTGCTGACACAAACCGCTGCAAGAAGAGTCGCAACCCCGAATGCTTCATGAATGTT AGTGAAATTATCAGATATCATGGATTTCCCAGTGAGGAATATGAAGTTACAACAGAGGATGGATACATTCTTGCTGTTTACAGAATTCCTGCTGGGAGGAATGACCGAAGTTCAG GGCAAAGGCCTGCAGTGTTCCTACAGCATGCTTTCCTAGGAGATGCTACTCACTGGATTTCCAACCTGCCCAACAACAGCTTGGGCTTTGTGCTCGCAGATGCCGGCTATGATGTCTGGTTGGGAAACAGCAGAGGGAACACCTGGTCTTTAAAACACAAGACCCTTAAACCCTCCCAGAAGGAGTTCTGGCAGTTCAG CTTCAATGAAATGGGTAAATACGATATTCCTGCAGAGCTGAACTTCATCATGAATAAAACTGGACAGAAGGAGGTTTACTATGTTGGTCACTCTGAAGGGTCAACTGTAG GCTTCATAGCATTTTATACATATCCTGAGCTGGCTAAACGGGTGAAAATCTTCTTTGCTCTGGGCCCAGTAACTGTGTGTTCACATGCTACAAGCCCTCTGGTTAAGATGACAAATCTTCCTGAACCACTGCTCAGG tTATTACTTGGCTGCAAAGGAGCTATGCACCAGATCAAATTTCTGAAAGGACCCGTGACACAGTTCTGTACAAGCCTGGATAAGTTTTGTGCCCATGTTCTCTGTTACATAGCTGGAGGCAGTATAAAAAATATCAACACG AGTCGAATAGATACATATGTAGGACATTCCCCAGCTGGAACATCGGTACAGAACATTCTTCATTGGCGACAG CTACTACATACAGACCAGTTTCAAGCCTATGACTATGGCTCTAAGGAAAACATGAAGAAATACAACCAG ACTGCTCCTCCTGTGTACAAGATTGAGGAGATAAAGACACCAACTGCTGTTTGGAGTGGTGGACAGGACACATTCGCAGATCCAAAAGACATGGCAAGGCTACTTCCTCGCATTACTAATCTCATTTACCATGAGCATTTTCCTCCTTGGGGACATCTCGATTTCATCTGGGGCCTTGATGCAACCGAGAAAATTTATCTGAAAATCATTGaattaataagaaaatattaa
- the LOC131580397 gene encoding lysosomal acid lipase/cholesteryl ester hydrolase-like isoform X2, translating into MLHECWQRPAVFLQHAFLGDATHWISNLPNNSLGFVLADAGYDVWLGNSRGNTWSLKHKTLKPSQKEFWQFSFNEMGKYDIPAELNFIMNKTGQKEVYYVGHSEGSTVGFIAFYTYPELAKRVKIFFALGPVTVCSHATSPLVKMTNLPEPLLRLLLGCKGAMHQIKFLKGPVTQFCTSLDKFCAHVLCYIAGGSIKNINTSRIDTYVGHSPAGTSVQNILHWRQLLHTDQFQAYDYGSKENMKKYNQTAPPVYKIEEIKTPTAVWSGGQDTFADPKDMARLLPRITNLIYHEHFPPWGHLDFIWGLDATEKIYLKIIELIRKY; encoded by the exons ATGCTTCATGAATGTT GGCAAAGGCCTGCAGTGTTCCTACAGCATGCTTTCCTAGGAGATGCTACTCACTGGATTTCCAACCTGCCCAACAACAGCTTGGGCTTTGTGCTCGCAGATGCCGGCTATGATGTCTGGTTGGGAAACAGCAGAGGGAACACCTGGTCTTTAAAACACAAGACCCTTAAACCCTCCCAGAAGGAGTTCTGGCAGTTCAG CTTCAATGAAATGGGTAAATACGATATTCCTGCAGAGCTGAACTTCATCATGAATAAAACTGGACAGAAGGAGGTTTACTATGTTGGTCACTCTGAAGGGTCAACTGTAG GCTTCATAGCATTTTATACATATCCTGAGCTGGCTAAACGGGTGAAAATCTTCTTTGCTCTGGGCCCAGTAACTGTGTGTTCACATGCTACAAGCCCTCTGGTTAAGATGACAAATCTTCCTGAACCACTGCTCAGG tTATTACTTGGCTGCAAAGGAGCTATGCACCAGATCAAATTTCTGAAAGGACCCGTGACACAGTTCTGTACAAGCCTGGATAAGTTTTGTGCCCATGTTCTCTGTTACATAGCTGGAGGCAGTATAAAAAATATCAACACG AGTCGAATAGATACATATGTAGGACATTCCCCAGCTGGAACATCGGTACAGAACATTCTTCATTGGCGACAG CTACTACATACAGACCAGTTTCAAGCCTATGACTATGGCTCTAAGGAAAACATGAAGAAATACAACCAG ACTGCTCCTCCTGTGTACAAGATTGAGGAGATAAAGACACCAACTGCTGTTTGGAGTGGTGGACAGGACACATTCGCAGATCCAAAAGACATGGCAAGGCTACTTCCTCGCATTACTAATCTCATTTACCATGAGCATTTTCCTCCTTGGGGACATCTCGATTTCATCTGGGGCCTTGATGCAACCGAGAAAATTTATCTGAAAATCATTGaattaataagaaaatattaa